One window of Acidobacteriota bacterium genomic DNA carries:
- a CDS encoding ABC transporter permease — protein sequence MPYQLFIAWRYLRARRSQKVLSIISAIAALGITVGVWALVSVLAFQSGMEHELRTKILGGTSHLNLLRKADLPIENPAALIEKIGQVRHIKSAAATSYHTVLLSGPQHPAMGILKSVDLTGSVQGIELYQTLLPGGNIQHLRRTQYPDGSEFPGVILGKQLAEDLNVRIGEVLQIVTPGDKGDLTPVGILPRSFTLKVVGLFESGLYEYDSAWGYIALETAQELTGEAQSARVIQIMLDDIYQVKEVAAAVQTLAGPEFVTNDWQELNQPAFAALNLQRLGFAVGISLIILVAALNIVTTLIMLVVEKKRDIAILTAMGATSGDILAIFMIQGVVIGAVGTLVGGVIGAVTAIVGDTYRLIQLDPRTYSISYVPFRFSISDTLLVLLIAMGISFFATLYPAWQASRLDPVEGIRQG from the coding sequence ATGCCATATCAACTCTTTATTGCCTGGCGGTATTTGCGCGCCCGACGAAGTCAAAAAGTTCTCTCAATCATCAGTGCCATTGCCGCCCTGGGTATCACGGTTGGAGTATGGGCGTTGGTGAGCGTGCTGGCATTCCAAAGCGGGATGGAGCACGAACTACGCACCAAAATCCTGGGTGGCACGTCCCATTTGAACCTCCTGCGAAAAGCCGACCTCCCGATTGAAAACCCTGCCGCATTGATTGAGAAAATCGGTCAGGTTCGACACATCAAATCAGCCGCCGCCACAAGCTATCACACCGTGCTGCTTTCAGGCCCCCAACATCCAGCCATGGGAATTTTGAAATCGGTTGACCTGACTGGATCCGTCCAGGGGATTGAGTTGTATCAGACACTCCTCCCAGGTGGAAACATTCAACACCTGCGTCGGACTCAATATCCGGACGGCAGTGAATTTCCAGGCGTGATCCTTGGAAAACAACTGGCGGAAGACCTGAATGTGCGGATTGGTGAAGTCCTCCAAATTGTCACGCCGGGAGATAAAGGCGACCTGACGCCGGTCGGAATTTTGCCCCGTTCGTTCACCCTCAAAGTGGTCGGTCTGTTTGAGTCTGGACTGTATGAATATGACTCAGCCTGGGGATATATTGCGCTCGAAACCGCGCAGGAACTCACCGGAGAAGCCCAAAGCGCCCGGGTCATCCAGATCATGCTGGATGACATTTATCAGGTCAAAGAAGTCGCCGCCGCCGTCCAAACCCTTGCCGGACCTGAATTTGTCACCAACGACTGGCAGGAACTCAACCAGCCAGCCTTTGCGGCGCTCAACTTGCAGCGGCTTGGCTTTGCTGTCGGTATCAGCCTGATCATCCTGGTGGCGGCACTCAACATTGTCACCACCTTGATTATGCTGGTGGTTGAAAAAAAACGGGATATCGCGATTTTGACCGCCATGGGGGCTACATCGGGCGATATTCTGGCTATTTTTATGATTCAAGGAGTGGTAATTGGGGCGGTGGGCACTCTCGTGGGAGGAGTCATTGGCGCAGTGACGGCCATTGTGGGTGATACCTATCGGTTGATTCAGCTTGACCCGCGAACCTACTCGATTTCCTACGTGCCATTTCGGTTTTCAATCAGTGATACCCTGCTGGTCCTTCTGATTGCCATGGGGATTAGCTTTTTTGCCACGTTGTATCCAGCCTGGCAGGCGTCCAGGCTGGATCCGGTTGAAGGGATTCGACAGGGGTGA
- a CDS encoding HAMP domain-containing protein yields MSVYLGLRFRLIVLMTTLLVVTVGVLYELNRRSEEQIRRQVAEQIKELTAAVDVGLKSISDVNYLEVIRQRDLPAEQYKRIKHIMITDSTGTVTDAANRNERGLKILLPAPGSSLVVSGDPLESDPEQATIHQKEEAKQTIFIPFRAAGVDGQPEINYVVVVMSSLRLDETLAETSRSRLLATIVVLLLGLLTSVGLVWRFTSPLGQLIKAVQRVADGDLQFHIGLRRKDEVGQLAASFDQMIDQLRGKQELEERLNQAERAAVIGRLASGIAHEIRNPLNFINLTIDHVRTKFPPPEATGRALFDRLLISVKEEIARLNSLVNNVLRFGRPARLTRKSIFLRSIVESVFQVVQTQAQEQGVELKIDDQTDGQPIEVDAELINSCLSNLAINGIQAMPEGGLLTVKLHCEPDGQVITVTDSGVGIPPDKLDQIFEPYYSTKETGIGLGLAVTRKLIEEHNGSISVGSTIGVGTTFVIRLPFNVLEHSTSSTGA; encoded by the coding sequence GTGTCAGTTTACCTTGGTCTTCGGTTTCGACTCATTGTGTTAATGACCACGTTGCTGGTGGTAACCGTTGGGGTTTTATATGAGCTGAATCGGCGGTCGGAAGAGCAAATCCGCCGCCAGGTCGCTGAGCAAATCAAAGAACTGACGGCGGCGGTGGATGTCGGCTTAAAAAGTATCAGTGACGTCAATTACCTGGAAGTTATTCGCCAGCGCGATCTTCCGGCTGAGCAATATAAACGCATTAAACACATCATGATCACTGATTCAACTGGCACCGTCACTGATGCTGCCAACCGCAACGAACGTGGGTTAAAAATTCTGCTTCCGGCCCCAGGGAGTTCGCTGGTGGTGTCTGGAGATCCACTTGAGTCCGACCCGGAACAGGCCACAATCCATCAAAAAGAAGAGGCCAAACAAACCATTTTTATTCCGTTTCGGGCGGCTGGCGTTGATGGGCAACCCGAGATCAATTATGTGGTTGTGGTGATGTCTTCATTGCGTCTGGATGAAACCCTGGCTGAAACATCACGCAGTCGCTTGCTCGCCACCATTGTCGTTTTGTTGCTTGGATTGCTGACCTCGGTTGGGCTGGTCTGGCGCTTTACCAGTCCGCTTGGGCAATTGATCAAAGCGGTTCAGCGGGTCGCCGATGGCGATCTGCAATTTCACATTGGGTTGCGACGCAAAGACGAAGTGGGACAACTGGCCGCCAGTTTTGACCAGATGATTGACCAGTTGCGCGGGAAACAGGAACTGGAAGAACGGTTAAACCAGGCTGAACGGGCCGCCGTGATTGGCCGGCTGGCTTCAGGTATTGCGCATGAGATTCGCAACCCATTGAATTTTATCAATCTGACAATTGATCACGTCCGCACCAAATTTCCGCCGCCTGAGGCAACAGGCCGGGCCCTGTTTGATCGGCTGTTGATTTCGGTCAAGGAAGAAATTGCCCGGTTGAATTCGCTGGTCAACAATGTTTTGCGCTTTGGCCGCCCGGCCCGGCTGACCAGAAAATCAATTTTTCTTCGCTCAATTGTTGAGAGTGTGTTTCAGGTGGTTCAGACTCAGGCTCAGGAACAGGGGGTTGAGCTGAAAATTGATGACCAAACAGATGGGCAACCGATTGAAGTTGATGCTGAATTGATCAACTCCTGTCTTTCCAATCTGGCGATCAATGGGATTCAGGCGATGCCGGAGGGCGGCCTGCTCACCGTCAAACTGCACTGTGAGCCGGATGGGCAGGTGATTACGGTGACGGATAGCGGCGTTGGGATTCCCCCCGACAAGCTTGACCAGATATTTGAGCCTTACTACTCTACAAAGGAGACCGGCATTGGGCTTGGTCTGGCGGTCACCCGGAAATTGATCGAAGAGCACAATGGTTCAATTTCGGTTGGGAGCACCATTGGGGTCGGGACCACCTTTGTGATTCGTCTTCCCTTCAACGTCCTGGAACATTCCACCTCTTCAACTGGGGCTTAA
- a CDS encoding sigma-54-dependent Fis family transcriptional regulator — protein sequence MTHNKILIVDDEKRQREILELILTSEGYRASTAASGEAAVRMVKNEHYDLVLTDLKMGGMSGLELLKNLSQLDSSIIVILMTAHGSIDSAKEAIRHGAFDYLEKPLDQVRLLGVISQALGRLNTLDGEIIGQSEQMERLKKLILKVAASDETVLIRGESGTGKELIAKALHKNSPRTGQTFQAVNCAAINENLLESELFGHEKGSFTGAYAEKKGLFEMADKGTLFLDEIGELNVNLQAKLLRALQEGEIQRVGATKTIKIDVRVVTATNRDLEAMVKDGKFREDLYYRLNVIPIEVPPLRSRRGDILVLAEYFLKKQIRGSQPAFKFSPEALRLLQNYTWPGNVRQLESAIKRAVLLCESDRIEVEDLPLEIRQATDRSVEFHFKLPPEGISFEEVERSLIIQAMDQTDWNITRAARLLGLTFRTLQYRLEKFNLKRPGRGDEEEE from the coding sequence GTGACACATAACAAAATCCTGATTGTTGATGATGAAAAACGTCAGCGCGAAATCCTGGAATTGATTCTGACTTCAGAAGGATACCGTGCCAGCACTGCCGCCAGCGGTGAGGCTGCGGTTCGAATGGTCAAAAATGAGCATTATGATCTGGTGCTGACCGATCTGAAGATGGGCGGCATGAGTGGGCTTGAGCTACTGAAAAACCTGTCGCAGCTTGATTCTTCGATTATTGTCATTTTGATGACGGCCCATGGCTCGATTGATTCAGCCAAGGAAGCCATTCGTCATGGTGCCTTTGACTACCTTGAAAAACCGCTTGATCAGGTTCGCTTGCTGGGAGTGATTTCACAGGCCCTGGGGCGACTCAACACGCTGGATGGCGAAATTATTGGTCAAAGCGAGCAGATGGAGCGCTTGAAAAAGTTGATTCTCAAGGTGGCGGCATCTGATGAGACTGTATTGATCCGTGGGGAATCAGGCACGGGGAAAGAGCTGATTGCCAAGGCGTTGCACAAAAACAGTCCTCGTACGGGGCAAACCTTCCAGGCGGTCAACTGCGCGGCAATCAACGAAAATCTGCTCGAATCCGAACTGTTTGGCCATGAAAAAGGGTCGTTTACCGGGGCGTATGCGGAAAAGAAGGGCTTGTTTGAAATGGCCGACAAGGGCACGCTCTTTCTGGACGAAATCGGCGAACTCAACGTGAACTTACAGGCTAAACTTCTGCGGGCGTTGCAGGAAGGCGAGATCCAACGCGTGGGTGCCACCAAAACTATCAAGATTGACGTGCGTGTGGTCACGGCCACCAATCGTGATTTGGAAGCCATGGTCAAGGACGGGAAGTTTCGCGAGGATTTGTATTACCGGTTAAACGTGATTCCGATTGAGGTGCCGCCGTTGCGGTCGCGCCGGGGGGATATTCTGGTGCTGGCTGAATATTTCCTGAAAAAGCAGATTCGTGGAAGCCAGCCGGCCTTTAAATTTTCACCCGAAGCCCTGCGATTGCTCCAAAATTACACCTGGCCGGGCAATGTGCGACAGCTTGAATCAGCCATCAAACGTGCGGTGTTGTTGTGCGAAAGCGACCGGATTGAAGTTGAAGATTTGCCGCTCGAAATCCGACAGGCAACCGACCGCTCAGTTGAATTTCACTTTAAATTGCCGCCGGAAGGCATTTCGTTTGAAGAAGTTGAACGCTCATTGATTATTCAGGCCATGGATCAAACGGACTGGAATATCACTCGCGCCGCCAGGTTGCTCGGACTGACCTTCCGGACGCTCCAGTATCGGTTGGAAAAATTCAACCTCAAGCGCCCTGGTCGCGGCGATGAGGAAGAAGAATGA
- a CDS encoding protein kinase, whose amino-acid sequence MIGTYLLHYKILKKLGEGGQGEVYQAEDTRLRRTVAIKILPPELVADEKSRKRFLREAQLASALDHPNICTVYEINEDKNLHFIVMQYLEGKRLKQMVRGRPLELESVLSIAIQLADALAAAHERGVIHRDVKATNVIVNDRGQAKILDFGLAKATTTDIGDQSVMELTQAGVPFGTAGYMSPEQARGGTIDQRSDVFSLGVLIYEMVTGKLPFQGKSSVEIMHAVMHEAAPPLAQTNPNLPDRLQVILDKSMAKTASGRYQHMRDFQADLKQLMRSVQSQSGGMVDESIMPPIAPRHEKPGWLKNGMVGRLLNRLMSPGEQPPPRPSSSRERDSLGTGTQPGSPRPDPSATVAPGPTPREKDSLEPSQEQRQARSLRDSMPSTWKNNEKRAIAILPFKNLSGDPESDFYSFSLADSLITELAALKSLVVRPSSFIAKFQGREIDAQQVGAELKVDAVLISGYLKAGNRFRVTPQLIDINTGEILWSDKIDLDAADIMTLQDTISRKIVDELRVRITETEQVRIATPATNNSEAYEYYLRGRNQLNRFMQTMMKDDFSSAIGMFENALRLDPNFALAHSGIGLCYVQYVLKGIGGSVHFERAEARFREAMKLDDSLIEPQSNMVYIHLLKNEKNEARAQVKRVLSVAPNDANVHSIAGYLYRWDGLYKQALQQYDTCIKLNPTDLVPAAYNRARILMYQGRYEDAMNELESALFYEPDHPFTLMVLGQVQYYQGQWEEASTTLKNVLDRNPDLHAFRPIYGLCHVATGHPEKALAIINDAVRDTASADGDAAYWLATVYAALKRESEALQWLRKAITLGNENYPWFCNNPDWKDFQDNQKFKDILEPLRVQWLDLCRHYGNP is encoded by the coding sequence ATGATTGGCACCTATCTTCTCCATTATAAAATACTCAAAAAACTTGGCGAGGGTGGCCAGGGTGAAGTTTACCAGGCCGAAGACACCCGCCTCCGCCGGACTGTCGCGATCAAGATTCTCCCACCTGAGCTCGTCGCCGACGAAAAATCGCGCAAACGGTTTTTACGAGAAGCCCAGCTTGCCTCCGCACTTGATCACCCCAACATCTGCACCGTCTACGAAATCAATGAAGACAAAAACCTGCACTTTATTGTGATGCAATACCTGGAAGGGAAGCGTCTCAAGCAAATGGTCCGCGGACGACCGTTAGAACTTGAGAGTGTTCTTTCGATTGCCATTCAACTGGCCGATGCCCTGGCGGCAGCCCACGAACGAGGGGTGATTCACCGGGATGTCAAAGCCACCAACGTGATTGTCAATGATCGCGGGCAGGCAAAAATTCTCGATTTCGGATTGGCGAAGGCAACCACCACCGATATCGGTGACCAGTCAGTGATGGAATTGACCCAGGCCGGGGTGCCATTTGGCACCGCCGGGTATATGTCGCCTGAACAGGCTCGTGGCGGTACGATTGATCAGCGCTCAGATGTGTTTTCGCTTGGGGTATTGATTTATGAAATGGTGACCGGAAAATTGCCATTTCAAGGGAAGAGCAGCGTTGAAATTATGCATGCCGTGATGCACGAAGCGGCACCGCCCCTGGCTCAAACCAACCCCAATCTGCCAGATCGGTTGCAGGTGATTCTGGATAAATCCATGGCCAAGACCGCATCGGGCCGCTATCAGCATATGCGGGATTTCCAGGCGGATTTGAAACAATTGATGCGTAGCGTCCAGTCGCAATCGGGTGGAATGGTTGATGAATCAATTATGCCCCCCATTGCCCCACGCCATGAAAAGCCCGGCTGGCTCAAAAATGGGATGGTTGGTCGGTTACTCAATCGCTTGATGTCGCCTGGAGAGCAACCACCGCCGCGCCCGTCTTCTTCGCGCGAACGTGATTCTCTTGGCACCGGAACCCAACCTGGATCACCCCGTCCCGATCCTTCCGCCACCGTTGCGCCTGGACCGACGCCACGGGAAAAAGACTCGCTTGAGCCGTCACAGGAACAACGCCAGGCACGTAGCCTGCGTGATTCGATGCCCAGTACCTGGAAGAACAATGAAAAGCGGGCCATCGCGATTCTGCCGTTCAAAAACCTGAGTGGTGATCCAGAATCGGATTTTTATAGTTTCTCACTGGCTGACAGTTTAATTACCGAACTGGCTGCGCTGAAATCACTGGTGGTGAGACCTTCCAGCTTCATTGCCAAGTTTCAAGGACGCGAAATTGATGCACAGCAGGTTGGGGCTGAACTCAAAGTTGATGCCGTGTTGATCAGCGGCTACCTCAAAGCCGGAAACCGGTTTCGGGTAACACCACAATTGATTGATATCAACACCGGCGAAATCTTGTGGAGCGATAAGATTGACCTGGATGCGGCTGACATTATGACCTTGCAGGACACCATTTCCCGCAAGATCGTGGATGAACTCCGGGTTCGCATCACCGAGACCGAACAGGTTCGGATTGCCACTCCTGCAACCAATAATTCCGAGGCGTATGAATATTACCTCCGTGGCCGAAATCAACTGAACCGGTTTATGCAAACCATGATGAAAGATGATTTCTCATCCGCGATTGGAATGTTTGAAAATGCGCTGCGGTTGGACCCGAATTTTGCCCTCGCTCATTCCGGCATTGGATTGTGCTATGTCCAGTATGTGTTGAAAGGAATTGGCGGTTCCGTCCATTTTGAACGCGCCGAAGCGCGATTCCGGGAAGCCATGAAACTGGATGACTCGTTAATCGAGCCTCAATCCAACATGGTGTATATCCACCTGCTGAAAAATGAAAAGAACGAGGCGCGGGCCCAGGTCAAGCGCGTGCTTTCAGTGGCTCCAAACGATGCCAATGTCCATAGCATTGCAGGGTATCTGTATCGGTGGGATGGACTTTATAAGCAAGCACTCCAGCAGTATGATACCTGTATCAAACTGAATCCAACGGACTTAGTCCCAGCGGCATACAACCGTGCCCGAATCTTGATGTATCAGGGACGGTACGAAGATGCCATGAATGAGCTGGAAAGCGCTCTGTTTTATGAACCAGATCATCCCTTCACCTTGATGGTGCTTGGCCAGGTGCAGTATTACCAGGGCCAATGGGAAGAAGCCTCCACCACCTTAAAAAATGTGCTCGACCGAAACCCGGACTTGCATGCCTTTCGTCCAATTTATGGTCTGTGCCACGTGGCAACCGGTCATCCTGAAAAGGCGCTGGCTATCATCAATGATGCCGTTCGGGACACGGCCAGTGCCGACGGAGATGCTGCGTACTGGTTAGCCACTGTCTATGCGGCCCTGAAACGGGAAAGCGAAGCCTTACAGTGGCTGCGCAAAGCAATTACTCTGGGAAATGAGAATTATCCCTGGTTTTGCAACAATCCGGATTGGAAGGACTTTCAGGATAATCAGAAGTTCAAGGACATTTTAGAACCTCTGCGAGTTCAATGGCTTGACCTGTGCCGCCATTACGGCAACCCCTGA
- a CDS encoding DUF1572 family protein — protein MSVADLFIESTINRFQNEYLPRLKRAVEVLPAEDLWWRPHSNTTSVGNLLCHLEGNVRQWILSGIGGQADFRNRALEFSRLEGGTAEDLLSALETTVNAACDVIKNLDDAGLSATYAIQGRSPSGVEAVYHVLEHFGWHVGQIVWVAKFRAGEQHQLAFYKNAELNTSRNG, from the coding sequence ATGTCTGTTGCAGATCTCTTTATTGAATCAACGATCAATCGGTTTCAAAATGAATATCTTCCGCGGTTAAAACGGGCCGTGGAAGTCCTTCCCGCCGAAGATTTGTGGTGGCGACCACATTCCAACACGACGAGCGTTGGGAATTTACTCTGCCATTTGGAAGGGAATGTCCGGCAATGGATTTTGTCGGGAATTGGCGGGCAGGCAGATTTTCGCAATCGAGCGCTTGAGTTTTCACGCCTTGAAGGGGGAACGGCTGAAGATCTGTTGTCAGCACTCGAAACAACCGTGAACGCCGCCTGCGATGTCATTAAAAACCTGGATGACGCGGGGTTGTCGGCGACCTATGCCATTCAAGGGCGTTCTCCCTCGGGTGTCGAAGCCGTTTACCACGTCCTGGAGCACTTTGGCTGGCACGTTGGGCAGATTGTCTGGGTTGCCAAGTTCCGAGCCGGTGAACAACACCAACTGGCGTTTTATAAAAATGCGGAGCTCAATACCAGCCGGAATGGGTGA
- a CDS encoding PspA/IM30 family protein, with protein sequence MWERLKRLFRSVFGGIIDSAEDPELILNQVIRDMRDKIPQMNESVAQVMATEKMLERENSNLEREVTELDAKIKAAIKMGRDDIATTYIASMQDKQNSLVRVKEQLATARKASQQAVKFRDNYLLEMKKKQAEAMQLISESKRARMQEQLAATMASFSVGDNAGTFDEMRDKIQRRSAAADAKMELSGTGVDAQMAEIEREAYNIQAQETLSAYKRQMGLQSEGPATYGSPEMPSSEKSLGPTRSKALE encoded by the coding sequence ATGTGGGAAAGGCTCAAACGGCTGTTTCGCTCTGTTTTCGGTGGCATTATTGATAGCGCTGAAGATCCGGAATTGATTCTCAATCAAGTCATTCGCGACATGCGTGACAAGATTCCCCAGATGAATGAAAGCGTCGCGCAGGTCATGGCAACTGAAAAAATGCTGGAGCGCGAAAACAGCAATCTTGAGCGCGAAGTCACTGAACTGGATGCCAAAATCAAGGCTGCGATCAAAATGGGGCGTGATGACATCGCCACCACCTATATCGCGTCAATGCAGGACAAACAAAATTCTCTGGTTCGGGTGAAAGAGCAACTCGCCACCGCTCGCAAAGCTTCACAGCAGGCCGTCAAGTTCCGCGATAATTACCTGCTTGAAATGAAGAAAAAGCAAGCCGAAGCCATGCAACTCATCAGCGAGAGCAAGCGCGCCCGCATGCAGGAACAACTTGCCGCCACCATGGCCAGTTTTTCCGTCGGTGACAACGCCGGCACCTTTGATGAAATGCGCGATAAGATTCAGCGTCGCTCGGCAGCGGCAGACGCCAAAATGGAACTCTCTGGCACCGGAGTTGACGCCCAAATGGCTGAAATTGAACGTGAAGCCTATAACATTCAGGCCCAGGAAACCCTGTCAGCCTATAAACGGCAGATGGGACTTCAATCCGAAGGCCCTGCAACCTATGGCTCACCGGAAATGCCATCCTCAGAAAAGTCGCTTGGTCCTACCCGAAGCAAAGCACTCGAATAA
- a CDS encoding rod shape-determining protein, with product MFQKFLPWFGLDLAIDLGTTNTLIFARGQGLVLNEPSVITLHEVTGKVEATGKSARAMLARTPHLLRTIQPLKDGVVANLTATELMLTDFLRKVRKNNTGISGVRALIGVTSDATPVESRAIVHAAMRAGCSSVQLVSEPLAAAIGAGLAVAEPMGRMVVDTGGGVTDIAVISLSDIVLAQTLRMGGAQIDTAIMQHVRHQHLLLIGEPTAEQVKIKIGSAMPLSAPRTIEVCGRSITDGLPRTVKLTDSEIRGAITPVVNQIVSAVRKALDKVPPEVAADLTEQGIVLTGGGAKLSGLSDLIARETRLPVQLAPDPMLSVVYGVSQMLEVAAQVNGGPSLPWTLRPSES from the coding sequence ATGTTTCAAAAGTTTCTCCCGTGGTTTGGTCTGGATCTCGCCATTGATTTGGGAACCACCAATACTCTGATTTTTGCACGTGGTCAGGGATTAGTACTCAACGAGCCTTCCGTTATCACCCTTCACGAAGTCACCGGCAAAGTTGAAGCCACCGGCAAATCGGCCCGGGCCATGTTGGCTCGGACACCGCATTTGCTGCGCACAATTCAACCGCTCAAAGACGGTGTGGTGGCTAATTTAACGGCAACCGAGTTGATGCTGACTGATTTCCTGCGCAAAGTCCGAAAAAACAATACTGGCATCAGCGGTGTTCGCGCCCTGATTGGGGTCACCAGTGACGCCACTCCGGTTGAAAGCCGAGCCATTGTTCACGCCGCGATGCGAGCTGGATGTTCCAGCGTGCAACTGGTCTCAGAACCACTGGCGGCGGCCATCGGAGCTGGACTGGCCGTGGCGGAGCCAATGGGCCGAATGGTGGTTGACACTGGCGGCGGGGTCACTGACATTGCCGTAATCAGCCTCTCGGATATTGTCCTGGCACAGACCTTGCGGATGGGCGGGGCTCAGATTGACACGGCCATTATGCAGCACGTTCGTCACCAGCATCTGTTGTTGATTGGTGAGCCGACTGCTGAACAGGTCAAAATCAAAATTGGTTCGGCCATGCCGTTGTCAGCACCACGCACAATCGAAGTCTGTGGGCGAAGCATCACTGACGGCCTGCCCCGAACAGTGAAATTGACCGATAGTGAAATTCGTGGCGCGATTACCCCGGTGGTCAACCAGATTGTCAGTGCCGTTCGCAAAGCACTTGATAAGGTGCCGCCCGAGGTTGCAGCCGATTTGACCGAACAAGGCATTGTGCTCACCGGCGGAGGTGCCAAGTTAAGTGGGCTTTCTGACCTGATTGCACGTGAAACCAGGTTGCCGGTTCAACTGGCCCCAGACCCCATGCTCTCGGTGGTATATGGTGTCAGTCAAATGCTTGAAGTTGCGGCTCAGGTCAATGGAGGCCCGTCACTCCCCTGGACACTCCGACCAAGTGAAAGCTAA
- a CDS encoding enoyl-CoA hydratase/isomerase family protein, producing MSGELVSYRTQNGVAILEMNDPPANTYTYEMNRELDEAILRARFDDDVHVIVLRGAGEKFFSAGANIKMLSEVTPQFKYYFCLHANETLNRLEQTPKLVIAALNGHTVGGGLEIAMAADLRIAKRGGGKVGLPEVTLGVLPGTGGTQRLARLIGKSRSIELMITGRLLDFEEAKEIGLVNEIFDAENFFEKVLEYAGQFVPPNKASKAVGRIKRSVQSGAEVPFESGLTLERELQQQLFQSEDAKEGLNAYVNKRTPKFSGK from the coding sequence ATGTCTGGAGAACTTGTTTCATACCGCACTCAGAACGGCGTCGCAATTCTGGAAATGAATGATCCGCCGGCCAATACCTACACTTATGAAATGAACCGCGAACTTGACGAAGCCATTCTCAGGGCCCGGTTTGATGATGACGTTCACGTCATTGTGCTGCGCGGAGCTGGCGAGAAATTTTTCTCAGCCGGTGCCAACATCAAAATGCTGTCTGAAGTGACACCACAGTTTAAATACTACTTTTGTCTGCATGCCAACGAAACACTCAACCGGCTGGAGCAGACTCCCAAGCTGGTGATTGCGGCACTCAACGGTCACACCGTTGGTGGTGGGTTGGAAATTGCCATGGCGGCTGATTTGCGCATTGCCAAACGTGGCGGCGGCAAAGTTGGTCTTCCCGAAGTCACGCTTGGGGTATTGCCCGGAACTGGCGGCACCCAGCGGCTGGCACGTTTGATTGGCAAGTCACGGTCAATTGAGTTGATGATTACCGGTCGTCTGCTCGACTTTGAAGAAGCGAAGGAAATCGGTCTGGTCAATGAGATTTTCGATGCTGAAAACTTCTTTGAGAAGGTCCTCGAATATGCCGGTCAGTTTGTGCCACCCAACAAAGCCAGCAAAGCCGTCGGACGCATTAAACGTTCAGTTCAATCCGGAGCCGAAGTTCCATTTGAGTCCGGGCTGACCCTGGAACGCGAACTGCAGCAGCAGCTTTTCCAAAGCGAAGACGCCAAAGAAGGGCTCAACGCTTATGTGAACAAGCGCACCCCGAAATTCAGTGGCAAATAA